A single region of the Vicia villosa cultivar HV-30 ecotype Madison, WI linkage group LG4, Vvil1.0, whole genome shotgun sequence genome encodes:
- the LOC131595063 gene encoding probable polyamine oxidase 5 — protein MVVKKPKIVIIGAGMAGLTAANKLYTSTASKDLFELCIVEGGTRIGGRINTSEFGGDRIEMGATWIHGIGNSPIHKIAQETNSLHSEQPWECMDGNSNDESVVTVAEGGFLLEHSIVEPVSKLFKSLMEYSQGKLTKETAKDEVLSYYNMAVKASSSSFGSKKNLSIGSFLRQGLDAYFESVKEGDEVQRNGDWSRISLEEAIFAMYENTERTYTSAGDLNCLDYEAESEYRMFPGEEITIAKGYLSIIESIASVLPPGLVQLGRKVRKIEWQPQKLCAEHDYGYERNNFFRPVKLHFCDGSVMYADHVIVTVSLGVLKASISHDDDEDDDNDVDGGKGMLFCPKLPSSKVEAISRLGFGVVNKLFMQLSNSTTTKLDVSSNGSFPFLQMVFHSPQNETRDKKIPWWMRKTATLFPIYKDSSVLLSWFAGEEALALESLKDEEIMKGVASTVSNFVPPHSKSISRVLKSKWGTDPLFLGSYSYVAVGSSGEDLDRMAEPLPMKMKDDNNSFSCDPLQILFAGEATHRTHYSTTHGAYFSGLREANRLLQHYHCVGILNN, from the coding sequence ATGGTGGTAAAAAAACCCAAGATTGTGATAATTGGAGCCGGAATGGCCGGCCTAACAGCCGCCAACAAGCTCTACACTTCAACAGCCTCAAAGGACTTATTCGAACTCTGTATAGTCGAAGGCGGAACAAGAATAGGTGGAAGAATCAACACTTCAGAGTTCGGCGGTGACAGAATCGAGATGGGAGCTACATGGATCCATGGAATTGGTAATAGTCCAATTCACAAAATAGCTCAGGAAACAAATTCACTTCATTCCGAACAACCTTGGGAGTGCATGGACGGAAACAGCAACGACGAATCCGTTGTTACTGTCGCAGAAGGCGGTTTTCTTCTCGAACATTCAATTGTTGAGCCTGTTTCGAAGCTTTTCAAGAGCCTCATGGAGTATTCACAAGGGAAGTTAACTAAAGAGACTGCGAAAGATGAAGTTTTAAGTTACTATAACATGGCTGTTAAAGCTTCTTCTTCGAGCTTTGGCTCGAAGAAGAATCTTAGTATTGGTTCTTTCTTGAGACAAGGTCTTGATGCTTACTTCGAGTCGGTCAAGGAAGGAGATGAAGTTCAAAGGAACGGTGATTGGAGCAGGATATCGCTTGAAGAAGCGATTTTCGCAATGTATGAGAATACCGAAAGGACTTATACATCGGCCGGTGATTTGAATTGTTTGGATTATGAAGCTGAGAGTGAGTATAGAATGTTTCCTGGTGAAGAAATCACAATTGCTAAGGGCTATTTGAGTATAATTGAGTCTATCGCTTCTGTTTTACCACCGGGTTTAGTTCAATTAGGCAGAAAAGTCCGAAAAATCGAATGGCAGCCACAGAAATTGTGTGCCGAACATGATTATGGTTATgagagaaataatttttttaggcCGGTTAAGTTACATTTCTGTGACGGATCTGTTATGTATGCAGATCATGTCATCGTTACTGTTTCACTCGGAGTTTTAAAAGCTTCAATTTCACATGATGATGACGAAGACGATGACAATGATGTTGATGGTGGTAAAGGTATGTTATTCTGTCCTAAGCTTCCGAGTTCAAAAGTTGAAGCGATTTCGCGGCTTGGTTTTGGTGTTGTTAACAAGCTGTTTATGCAATTGAgtaattcaacaacaacaaaacttgATGTTTCTTCGAACGGATCCTTTCCGTTTCTTCAAATGGTGTTTCATTCGCCTCAGAATGAAACACGCGACAAGAAAATACCGTGGTGGATGAGAAAAACCGCGACACTTTTTCCCATTTACAAGGATTCAAGTGTTCTTTTATCTTGGTTTGCTGGCGAAGAAGCATTGGCACTTGAATCACTCAAAGACGAAGAAATCATGAAAGGTGTTGCATCAACCGTTTCGAACTTTGTACCACCTCATTCGAAATCAATAAGCAGAGTTTTGAAGAGTAAATGGGGAACAGATCCTTTGTTTTTAGGATCATATAGCTATGTCGCGGTTGGATCGAGCGGTGAAGATTTAGATAGAATGGCGGAACCTTTGCCGATGAAGATGAAAGATGATAACAATAGTTTTTCATGTGATCCACTTCAAATTTTGTTTGCAGGAGAAGCAACTCATAGAACTCATTATTCAACAACTCATGGAGCTTATTTCAGTGGTCTTAGGGAAGCTAATAGGCTTCTTCAACATTATCATTGTGTTGGGATTTTGAACAACTAg